In bacterium, the genomic stretch ATGATCGACCTGTTGGTCGTGCGGGGCCGCGTGCGAAGACGAGACGCGCTCCTCGTGGAGAAGGACCAGGAGATCGCGCGCGTCAAAGCGTCGGCCTACGACCAGGAGCAGCCCGCGCTCGCGGATGTGAAGATGCAGCTCAACAAAGTTGCGCTCGACGTGAACGCCATGATGATCCGGCTCAGGGCGATGCCGACGAGATCGGACCGTGCGGTCCGAGAGGAGATCAGGACGAACACGCCGGAGCGGTCCGCGAACGAACAGGTCGCCCAGGTCGCCCTCACGGACTAGCCTGACCGCGGCGGCGCGCGACACGGGTGCGCCGTTCGCGGGGACGGGGTGGTGTGTGGTCTCCTACCGCCCCGTCCACCGGGGCGGCCGGCGTTCGCGAAAGGCGACAATCCCCTCCTGACAGTCGGCGGTCGCATACAGCATCCGCTGCAGCTGCCCTTCGAGTTCTAACCCTCCCTCGTAAGTCTGGTGGAGCCCGTATCGGATTGCCCGCTTTGCGGCGCGGACCGCCAACGGCGCATTCGCGGCGATGGCTCGGGCGGTCTCGCCCGCCGCTCCCAGCAGGTCGTCCGGCGAAACGACGGCATCCACGAGCCCGATCCGGTACGCCTCCTCCGCGCTGATCCGGCGCCCGGTAAGGATCAGGGCCATCGCCCGGGACGATCCGAGCAGGCGCGACAACCGCTGGGTCCCGCCGGCCGCGGGAATGATCCCGCGGGTGACCTCGGGACACCCGAACTCAGCCGTGGTGGCCGCCCACCGCAGG encodes the following:
- a CDS encoding enoyl-CoA hydratase-related protein codes for the protein MAGSLATLDGAEGIFTLTLRRPAALNALSTEMCRAVLDALARVDQDPGARVLILTGEGRAFCAGADLKEREGAAPEAIWKHNRSIFQIPVELERLAVPVIAAVNGVALGGGCELALGCDLRWAATTAEFGCPEVTRGIIPAAGGTQRLSRLLGSSRAMALILTGRRISAEEAYRIGLVDAVVSPDDLLGAAGETARAIAANAPLAVRAAKRAIRYGLHQTYEGGLELEGQLQRMLYATADCQEGIVAFRERRPPRWTGR